The genome window CTAATGGTTATTACGAAGCTtgtcaactattttttttcctgagtATAGCTTTTATATGCCTCTTTGACgtgtccaatttttatttaaatccatTCAGCTCccattgaaaaacaattttttttcaatttttttgattttctcgATTTATTCAAAAACCCAAGTTATTGATAGACGTTTGAAATTGCAGGATCATAATATCACATTAGTAACAACATTCCCTCAAAGGATAATCCAGATACCTTTCTGGGACCGATTGGCTGTGCTAATCGTCCATTAGATTGCCGAATTTCTTTTCCATCGAATTCCGTGAAGATCATCGCCTATTGCTGATTTTCATTCAGCAACaacagaataaataataaaacaaaaataatcgaaacatCTCGATCGAAGCAAACAAATTTGAAACATCTCGGCATGTGCGTGAGGGAACACGTAGAAATGGGGTGATTGGAGGAACTTCAAAATCCTATAACTCATGGggagttgataaaaaatttcagccTCCCACAACAGAATATCGTTAGTGATGACCAATTAAAGTAGTTCAGATAAAAAACAATCTTAtcgtcatttttgaaaaaaccgcACTTCTGTATATGtaccaataaaataaaatttgaacatttttaaagttcaagtTAACTTTTCAACTGTTGACAATAGCCGATTTTAAGCTTTTTCTTTTCGCCTCTCGGATGTCGCGCAAACTGTGAAAACTTGCTTGAACAACTTCCGGAAAAGTGGGTCTTTGCAGTCTCAAACAATGGGAATTGCCGAAAACACCTTTGGCTCTGTCGATCGAGTATTGAGTAGTTGGAATTTTGGCAAGCTCTTTATTCGCTGttaaatatttcgattttttgaaaattccactGATTCCATGAGCGTCGAACTGCTCACGGTTTTCGAGGACTCTCATCGACGTTCGTATTTTCTCTCTGTGGAATTTCCGGGCTCGATCTTTCGTTTGGTCCTTCTTGATACCACCAAAAGTTTGGAACTTCAAACGAGCGAATGCGTCACAATGGTCGTTTGTGAATTTGAGTGAAAGGTGAGTGCTTAAATCGTCCGAGATTTCGaggtcgtcctcgtcgtttgTGTTTTGATTCCTTCGTCTTTTGATTCCACCGAACGTGTGAAATTTGTGAAGAGACGTCCAATACTTTCGTCCATCAGGGGTGCAAagatcatcatttttttcaaaattgcaaCTAAGTCTTTGgctcgtttgactgaaaatttcttcattcGTTCCAATGTCATCgtcgttttttcgaaaatcgataGAATCGATCGAACAAAGACCGGAATCTTGatcttttttcgaaaaccgttTGCCCGtgggaaaaaagttgtttttcGATTTGTACAGGGGGttttttcttgatattttATGGGGATTTTGCATCAGAAGATTTTTAGCCTCGAAGAAAAACGAGGGAGACGGAACGTTATCAAAAGTTTCCtcactttttgaaaattcatttcccaCCACCGAGGATTCGAACGGCTCGTTtgaaacatcatttttttctcgactcgtTCGATCCTCCCTATTCGACGCCTCGATCAACcagtttttctcactctcgtTATCAATTaaatcttccaaatgcaataaCGGATTCGTCGCAAAATTTGAACTCGAATTTTGGCCCCGATAACTTCGCCTACGTAGACCTTCTTTCAGTCCTCTTTCTTCCAATATCTCAAGGCCGTGACTCACCTGATGCTCGTAATCACTTCCCGTTGACAAGGAATTCTGCGACATTGAACTGTTCGGTCTGCTCGTCGCCGTGTAAAATCCCGTCTCGATGCTTCGCCCGTTCGGAGATTTTGCATCATTTATGTAATAATCGCGTCCGAACCTGGTACATAAAACAGACCAGTAGAAACaagtttttccaacaaaaaacaacaaaagaaTGTTTTCAAATGAAGGATCACAACTGTtcgtaatgatttttttttttaaaaaaaaaaaaggtagcAAATAAAAAGAACACCTAACGGTTCTAAAAGCAAGAAAATTATCGAATTTCCCTAAACATGTCTAAATCATACTAAAGTAttggggttttttttttttttttttttttttttaatttgaaaacaaCGTAAAACTTAATTGGCACTGGCAAATTTGAGTCGTTAAGGGGAATTATCAGAAATAACACCTTTTGAAATCCGGACGACCTGCTCCCAAAACAATTTGCAGAGGAGTGCTAGGGCTCGTGGCTAACTTGGTGGAGTTTCTGTAGAAAAAAAGTACGGTTTCGTGACTAGAATATTGCTTAggcgatgaatttgaaagaaCGTTAGTTATTGGTTTGGTGGAATTTGTTTGTGCGATTGATcgacaaaaatattgatgagatatcatttctatttttattataatgtaAAATAACGTGTCGATATTCACCCTGAAAGATCGGAGGAAGATCTTCTGGCGTATTGCCTCTCAAGTAATCTTTTCTGAATATTTTCTTCGCTGTAAGGATTATTCTCGATGGGTGCTGCGTTTTCCCACTTTTTGTGTTCGCGCTCAGCAATTGTACCTTGACAAGAATAAAATTAGTTGAAATTAGTGAAACGAGATCCTGCTTTCATTGTTCTGGAAACTTCCAATTTTCGAACAacgattgaaaagaaatagaataaagttgaaaaataatatcaatttGACAGAAAATGTCATTCCTATGCAACTTCAACTTTCATCTGAATTTGTTTATCCACAAGAAACCTCCTCGAGGCAAAAGGTATGTATAGATTTTACCTGGACGAGGGGGAGTCGCCATTCCGATTTCATTGTCCgatccatttttcaaaatctcctTTTCCGGCCTTGAGACAACCTTCGTTTTTGCTGTCGTTTGTTTCTGACTGAAAATACACAATTATTTATGACGcgcatcgatcgatcgatataaacaacaaaaaagtAATTAACAATACCGGTTTTCGTGacaaagtcgagaaaaaatgttattccaTAAGCGATTGACTTCTGGAAAAACGAAGCTCAATAGATACGAtgttttattcatttgttCGAACTTTGCTGGATATTTTACCCCGAGCAACGTCGCGTCATgtcaacattttaaaaaattgtaataatCCTcgtttttacaattgaaaatcACTATTTTTTACGACACAACCTCACCTTTGTTCAAGTTCAAGTATACGCTATAATTCCTGTCACATGAATACACGATCATGTGCTTGCATGGGCTTACTATTTTTGTGGAGGTTATTATATACGTGGGATATTTTTGACCtaggttatttttattatttactaGACTATTATAGTTGGGATATATTGACCTAGAGCCACTTTATGatacctttttttctcctctcctgACGAGCCATTCGTGATGGTTTCGCAGTCTTCTCTTTTTTTGTAACTCCCATTCGATGTTGTTCCTCCTTTAGAAGTCTCCACTACTCTCTGTTCGAGTTGGTGGTTTTCTTCGTcaagtttttcttcaatttcctcAACTATAAAAGATCCGAATTACAACGTCATAGAACAACGCTTGAGAATAAGTATTGTGATACAACTCAGAGCCATAATTGTTCGGTTATTCCCTTATTCCTATGCCAGGGTAAACGAATATTAATGTTTTTCGATCCGTAATCAAGCAATGGATGCAAAACTAAGTCGGAGACTTCATTGCTTCAGTGATAAAGCGGCCTACTATTTTTAATGCGGAAATTTTAATTGCTGCTCATAAGAACTTAATCCCTGGATGAAAAAACTCACCTCGCTCAGCGGCCTCGAGACATCCGCTCATTCTTGGCTGTTTGAAATTCTCGTTTGCGTCACACGAGGACAATGCGTTATCCACGATATTATCTCTTGATTGCTCATCGTGACGTTCGACCGTTGAATTAGCTTCATGACTCGAGTCCTCGTCGATTTTTTGATCGACGATAACGAGTGGGTCATGCAATTTTGAGAGATCAACGTCGTGAGAAACTTCCGGGCTGTTTTTCAGCGGCGAATTTCTCGTTGGCGAGGAAACTGGCGTCTTTGGCATTTGGGCATTTTTTTCGGAATCTCTGGCAGGATCGAAAGAATTCTCTGACAATCCGGAGTCACGATTTTCTTGTTTGTCCGCTGGGCCCAGAATGTTTGCATTGGTATTGTGTTCTTTGTCGATGTTTTGGCGATAAAGATTTTCGAATAGTTTGTCCACGTAAGATTCGTCCTTGTTCCCGATGTCGGCCGAATAGtcgattttctcatttccGTTCGGcactttttcgaatttcggTTCATCGACGTCTTGGAGCTTCGATGACTCCGGAACCGATCCATTTATCGCTTCGATCAATAATTCATCGTCTTCGATTTCATCCTCCGATTGCGCCGAAAATTCTGACAAGTCCGAAGTCTCCTCGGCATCTTTGTCGCCTATCAATGCTCGATAATCCGCACTTGGATTCGGTACCAACATCGACACCGGCTCTGAAtgagtttgaatttttcgctTCTGGAAAAGCCAATTCTCTTCCCACGACTCGATCGGCGTTATCACGTTCACGTGACCCAAATCGTTCGCTTCGTCCTGACTCTCGTCTGAGGAATCTTGCGCAGCTTTCAATGGaacgaaaagaatttttcaccTTCAAGCGCCAACATTTTTTggcaaaaagtatttttggaCATTTTCTTTTCCGGgaataatcattgaaaaacaaattccgTGTTTTTCTTTAACTAATGTAAGACATAAACGTTCATGTACATTTAAGGAGGACCACAAAATCGAATGTGATTATAAAGTCAAGAATTTATCACTCTGTTTCTTTcgaacgaatggaaaaaaatatcaagcaATGCTTAATTCTTATTACTTTGATGATCAATCGTTAGAAACAATACTCACGATCAACGATATCCATTCCAAATTCGGGGAAAGGAACTCTCCTCGAGTTTTTGAAGTCAAGAATATTCGTTTTGGAACTTCGAAGATCCTCGTCGGATCCATAAGTCGTGACTTCCTCGATTTGTTCTTCGATCTGCAAagcatttgagaaaaaatcagAATGGGAATTTAGCTGCTTctatcaaaattattgaacaaaattttataaattttagcGTTCGTTGGCAAATTTCACGTTCGAGTTCATCTGTAGAAGAGCTTGTGATTCGCTCTCCGTTCATTGCGtacaaatgaattttcctcgagttaCGTAAATAACCGATTGTTCCATGCATGGATGGGTGACGTAAAAGTTTGTTGATAGCGTAATTCGGTGAGCCGGCCGGTGAGAAATGAGGGACAATTCATGTTCCATCTACGAGACATTTTACATAAAATGGttcaacgaaagaaatttccTCTCATTAAAGAATTGAATGAATGGAAAGGTTCTTATTTTGTTGTTAGGAATTTTTGCAGTGCCTCGAAGAAGAAAATCCAGCACGAAGACCAAAAAAGTCCGATTACTATTCGTGACAGAGTATATTTTATGTTGATATGAATGTGCATGAAGAAACGGCGATTCACCAGAATGGTCAGGTTTCCTTGTCTGATCGTacgtagaagaaaaattttgatatcgCATAACGAAATGATTCAAATGGAATTGTTTCATTGTTAAAAATCCTGATGAAAATGGTGAAACAAGAAGACAAATTAATGAACAAGTGAAAAGcgaattgatagaaaaagcATCGAATATCATTAACAATTAtattgaaactgaaaaaagaagaaagaagtaCGAAAAATAAACGGATCGCCAATCCGAATTGTCAAACGTATTTTCGTCACGGAAAAGCGATAAAAGTAATGAATAATTCACGGAGCTGAAgaaaaaactgtgaacgacgaacaaaatgaaatcGTCATTCGTCTGAAAACGACTCGTACGTTTTTTAATATGaaagaacgatgaaaatgataaataatcgtattgaaattgaataaaaatcagtGAATAAtgggggaaaagaaaaaaacaaattatcaACCATTTTAGTACGACCGATATTAGTTTTTgttgtcgaaaaaataatgaaagtgTAGAATAACTGAGGAGAATACTTGACGAAGGTGCGAGGAGGAAAGGACTGATTgtcatttgatttttattcgttttggAATTACCCATACGGATATGTATATGCAATGATCGTATATTTCCTGTGTTGGGGCTCAGGTAAAGAGGAAACGGGTAGTAGTAGCCAAGAGACGAACGAATAAGCGTGCGCGATATGAGCTATCGAGTGTTACGAGCAATCTCTCGAGCTCGGCCATACACGACAAGGTTAATTGAGGTAGCGAATGTTTGAGTGAGCGAGGAGACGCGCGAGCTCGTCTTGGTTCCTCAAGGATCTCgactttttatcgttttttaatCACcactttttattaaaattgaatattcattCTCGCTTATATGTATCAATCGCGagaagatttttttgaaatcaaCGTTGCAACCGCTGGTTCAACGGACATTATGGTAAGTGACGATAAGAGTTTAGTCAACGATTACGATGAGAAATCGTCAGGGATCGCGACATTCCGATAAGTTTTATAAGTTTTCTCGTTTCTATAAGTTGAGTATCGTTAAAAAAGGTgagttgaaataatttctacTTTACCGTGAGTGACATCGGCTCCTTCCGCATTCGGGTATATCTCGCTCGCGATCCGCTCCCTTCGCTGCTACAATCGTCATGAGATAGGGGCTCCGAACTGCTGCTGGCCTCTTCGAGCCCCTCGTCGAGCCCAATTTCGTTGTCATCTGAcaatcgaagttttttttattaacaaacaTCGGGATGAGTGAGATTTGAACAATTGAACTTACGATTTGTGTACTTTGATCGGGTCCTCTTATGAAGAACGTTGCTGTTGCCGTCGACACATTCGTTTTGGAATTTCTCAATGACCTGCCGGTCATCcgaatattaaaaacgatTATAGTTCATAATCGATCGACCTTTCTTCGTcgttgatttgaaaattttcgaattaccTTGTTGAGAATAGCGGTAGCGAGAAGATCCTCGTAGTTTTGTTCGGAAAAAGTGGAATCCTCGTGTACCGTAGTAGAAACTGTCGCACCGAGACAAGGCAGTTTACGGGCCTCGTCGACAGCGCGTTCAACTAACTCTCTGAGTGCGGTGTGAGCCATCGGCGGCGTGTCTGTGGCCGGCTTACCTGGGacacgaaacatttttttctttccattaaCTAAACTAGTGTTGAACATCAATGACGAGAGGTAAAATTACTTCGATCTGTCTCCCTCCCGCTTCGAACGGAATCCATATTACTTTTTTCTGACGCTATTTTAATCTACATCTTGAAGAATAAAAGCAACGCGCAAGAAACTGCCATTCATTCGGTTTGAACGCTTCAAAattgttcctttttcctttccCGTTCCGAATTATTCGCTTCGATTGTATTTTTGTTGCCGGAAACTTTTCGATTCTATATCGTTTCTCTGATGATACAAAATCGTCGAAACACACATATCTTCTTCTATTTCAGAAATGAGAATAGCTAATTCAAAAAATCtaatcgattattttcaaattgaaagaaataatgCATATTTTTGTTTCAGGTAGTTCTGTACTTTTGTTGAAGTCTCAAGAACTggctgaaatttaaatatggtgCAACAATATTTATGGTGCCTTCACGAATcgactgtcaaaatttcaaatcgattcacCATTCAGTTTTTGAGGTATTCGCGATTAAAAATGGGTCAATTTGTACGCGATGCTTGTACCTAACACGTCACTGAATAGcactttgtttacattttttattaccgacGCTAAACAGATTTTACGACTTTGAAATAAAACGAGTCGCGTATTCAGTACTATTGTGGgattaatatttaaaaaaaagggaatttttgaccatctagtttcgGAGATATCGACTGATGAACTGTGTTAATTTTACGTGACGCGGAACGGGCGCATTACCAGCTGTGACGACGCGGCAACAGTGTACGGTGCGGCGAACTGATAGGCGCGATACAAAACATtatgaaagctttttttttcaaatgttcgaCCACCTTTCTCGATTGAACTGTTATTTAAATACTTTTTAAATTCTTTCGTTACGAATACATAAGATTTCGAGAAAGACTGACATTTTGACGCTCGGTGTTATAGTAATACTGGAGAATGGCGTTGTTGCCACGATTGCAGCCTCACTTTATAAATGTGTAGAGGACCTATTGGTGCATGAGGCGTGATTGTGTAGGACAGGCAGAGCAGTGTACAAGCTTTAAGGAGTTttggtacagaagtctaaatattaagaaatttatcaaatttggtgataatgttcttcaacatcaagtgcgaaaagacaaattttttcaaaattttcttctacttagttatcgagtaattacgcattgaagcagatttcttatgcccggaatgtatacctaatatatggaaacgctatgcttatacacgtgaactttagtgatcaattactcgataactgtgtagaagaaaaatcttaaaaaatttgtattgtcaaatttggcactaaagaatatgttcaccaaattttataaaattctaaactttatgaattttttaatgtttttagcatggtttagcatggcaacattgtatcgcctgtatcGAAACTCTTTAACAAAACCGTGTAGCCGGCAGCACCGTATGAAGCATTGGATTTCATTGTACGCTCCTGCCCAAACTTTTAACTCGTAGGTGTACATACATAACTGCCTTAATTCAATGAAAagattaaattcaattgaacaaTTGAATTAAATACCAATTttgaattgattgaaaaaaaagtaaaaaaaaaatcgaacgagtTGATTCTGCCGAgttaaaatgttgaaaatatttgtttaatCTTCATTTTTGCTTTGGAAGTTTTTGAATGATTCGACTGTATACGGAAAGAATTGGATTGAAAGAACGCAGAGTTCAGTCTCGTGTTCGTTGTGAATACTCCGAGAAAAATGCGGCAGTCCGATGAATTTTAATGATGTTTAGATCCGCGTGTGCGATCGATCCCATTACTTTTCTGAAGTGTGTATAAATATAGAaagtaaaaatgtttcttctcATGTAGGGAAATATATTTAGCGTTGGTGTATCGATCGTTTATAAATCAACCAGTAGCCGAGGTCAACTGCATTCCAAGGCGAACCGGAAATAGAAGTGCTGCCGTTTATCAATTCTTTAAATTCTATACTTTCACGTGATGGGAAAAATGCCTATTtgctattttctttttctgtctGTCTATTTTCGGCTCGTGCTCGCGATGAAATTGATCGATTTTTGTAACTCGCGTGTAATCAGGATAAGAAAGTAAAGTTTATTTTCGATGCAGCATTCATTTCAGCGTTCATCGAAATgacgaattattttcaatgaaatactCCCAAAATCTTGATTAGAATTTCAACGAGTTTTGGGAAAGGAAACTTCTGAATGAAGAAGTGAAGCCAAACCTTTCTTGCTTAGAATCGAGAAATTCGACTCGTCCGATAAAAAAAGAGGATAAAAAACGTGTTGGAGATTCCAAAAAAGGGTAAAGTTTCTTCAGGATCGTTCGGAAAAGTTGTCAACTTTCTTTAGGCAGGTTCAGAGATCGGTTTTTTGTGCAAATCGTCCATTTAAGGCCACTTTTCTTAAGGGGTATATCGGGCGTGAGACACGAAAGTCGAAATGAAAACGTTGGAGAGAGAAGAAGCGTGGAGGGAAGAgtgtacgagaaaaaaaagaaaatcttcGTACGAGTGCGCGAGTCCATATACGAAAGACGAAGAGTCCGAAGGTAATTTCTCCTCGGCGGCCTTGtcgaacttttttcactgTCGGTCACGGTGAAATTCCATTACGACCCCATGaactcttttctttctttgccAAGTGCATTCACCGTTGATCGATTCTTCGCATAGTCGAGAAATAATGGTTCTCAGGCTTGTTTTCTTGGAATGCAGCgaactttctttttctcttatcaTTTGTTTCCCGATATCGATGCAAATCCCGAAATTCTTTCGTGCAGAAAAGGCTTCAAGGTAGTTCTTCATTCaggaaacaattttcttaaggagggtgaatcacgaaatcaaaataatcagaatttgatcaaatttggtgataacactctttggcatcaagtatacaaatacaattttttttcaaatttttttaccacatggttatcgcataattgagtgttaaatcgaagttcttatgcacgagatgtatataACCGTAtacatgtaaactctatgcttatacacgtgaactttagtgttcaattactcaagagctatgtggtagaaaaatctaaaaaaaattatattgtcttatatatttttaaagaataaatttaccaaattttatgaaattcttataattttgaaattcttaatatttttaacatggtttagcatggcaacattgtatcgtcgcgatccaccctgcttaagaaagtcttaaaatttacacagagattaagtgggtagtcgactgacacgtatatcaaattttaaagggttcgtcttattggttgtttagataaacgtgtttaaatacgaagaaaatcaCACAGGGGTATGgagactatgcgtaaaaaatcgtttatctttccatataacgaatgaacgcttcttacgaagtttatgaaaaagtacaaaataacaatgaagtttATAAGGAAGaactgggaaaaaaatcgagaagattGTTGAGTAGCAAGATAAAtatgttaaagattgaacgaaattggtaaaacgagcaatcgtaacctcacatttgcttatttcggcattttgtttattcttgGTTGGGCCCATTTCCGTCATAGCTTTCTGTTTTtgtattaacacttttttcttgattcatttccctttgtgttttcccatTGCGCTCTCCGAAGCGATTTTTTAGATAAAAAACTGTAATATTTTAGCCAGGAACGAATAAAACTTCGAGTTCAGTCaatgatggatccccgtttaattaattctttgtaatttcattcgccaaaaaataagttggaaaaatttatttacaatttcgaattaataactctgacattaatttagagtgacaATATTTTAAATTAGGAATTAAAAATCGAcgcaatttagacacccataaaatatacgatcctacgggcatgatctaccttaatcgGTAGACAGATCTTCGCATCCTGAGCAAATGGTTTTGGAGTCCAAAATTCTTTCTCATCTATACAATGAATGAAATTGACGTTTTGAATGAATGCTCTTGACTCTCGAAGAATGCGACaccgttttaatttttcaaaggcACAAGAGAAATGACATATGCCCATTTATCCATAAAGTGTTTGAACATCTCTGAGGAATTGGCCCCGGGAAACTTTCTAAGACGACCGCGATTGAGTATATACGAACGAAGGTGTTTCAGCGATGTGTGTCCGCGCTTCGGGGCTTGGTCGGATCTCATATGTTTATATACGTGCGTATCGATCATTAGAACTCTCGAGGTGAAtcatctttcttcttcttcaaagTGAAATTCAGGACCGTATTTAACTTCCTGTATATTGACAAACGCGTGTGCAtgtgagagaaaataaaaccgATGATTAATCCCAAAGTCAGCGAACGGAActttgtaattgaaaaaaaaagtttcattcaattgaaaaaacaaatgaatgaTCGACGTATtagattgaaaaattacattagcgaaaaatttcttcgttctgtttaatttttctcttttcaatccattttctatttttttatttttatttttttttatcgagcaTTCATATTTGATCGATCCAACACAGCAGCTTTAACGGCGTGGGAACCGGAGCAGACTTTGGTGGTtattgcagaaaaaaaataaacaagaatTCAACAAATTTACAAGATACATTGTTCCTTTCGATTTCTTAACATTTGTACAGTTAATCGCGTAGTTCGCGATCTGACCGGTGTTCCCTGAGGCCATAATTCCTATTTCACAATCGTTAATCGATCAATTTACAGCAGCGATTACGGAAACACCGTTTTACTCATATATCAGTCGGTCTCGCGTGAAATGCATTCTCTCTCGAGGGCTGGGAACGATCCGATAAACATAAATAATGGTCGGCGATATATAGCGCCGGTTAAACGGGTTAACGGATGAATGTAACGTGCTATAGGCGGCTCATATTCGCTCTGAGAGAACTCGAAATATccaattcatttgaaattcgacTTATTTCGAGAACGTCAATCGCGATTTCGGTCCATTTCTCGATCAATTCAACTTCCATGATAtcgattcactgagatttcttGGCTCATTCATTTACGACGAAGAAATATGATTACGAAAATGAATGAacgattcattgaaaatttacgaatgtgTGAATTAGCGTCCCTCCGAAAAAGGTCTCACTTCGACactgattttttgttttcttttgtcACTTTTTTCGCTTTCGACGCGAC of Venturia canescens isolate UGA chromosome 6, ASM1945775v1, whole genome shotgun sequence contains these proteins:
- the LOC122412042 gene encoding uncharacterized protein isoform X1, which translates into the protein MSKNIYETLCCNYLEKISLQMNENQLKMIVPPTVGFIVAGVASGIFYLLVESLRKGKSSKSVLYDDSRCACCLKPFLVGRGVECNDCGARSCRKACCRWDSLEDSWFCLFCYHNKAWARRREKWFRSFGGLSSTTENSKNFSTAKSQVYDEGAEHVAIHAELDLAAGGRREGDSMETVRECVEKIVESLVGNVDDTPIDRLYDHPDYDRLFDEYAAILASTLTRLAMSLRQCLGSKPATDTPPMAHTALRELVERAVDEARKLPCLGATVSTTVHEDSTFSEQNYEDLLATAILNKVIEKFQNECVDGNSNVLHKRTRSKYTNHDNEIGLDEGLEEASSSSEPLSHDDCSSEGSGSRARYTRMRKEPMSLTIEEQIEEVTTYGSDEDLRSSKTNILDFKNSRRVPFPEFGMDIVDPAQDSSDESQDEANDLGHVNVITPIESWEENWLFQKRKIQTHSEPVSMLVPNPSADYRALIGDKDAEETSDLSEFSAQSEDEIEDDELLIEAINGSVPESSKLQDVDEPKFEKVPNGNEKIDYSADIGNKDESYVDKLFENLYRQNIDKEHNTNANILGPADKQENRDSGLSENSFDPARDSEKNAQMPKTPVSSPTRNSPLKNSPEVSHDVDLSKLHDPLVIVDQKIDEDSSHEANSTVERHDEQSRDNIVDNALSSCDANENFKQPRMSGCLEAAERVEEIEEKLDEENHQLEQRVVETSKGGTTSNGSYKKREDCETITNGSSGEEKKSQKQTTAKTKVVSRPEKEILKNGSDNEIGMATPPRPGTIAEREHKKWENAAPIENNPYSEENIQKRLLERQYARRSSSDLSGNSTKLATSPSTPLQIVLGAGRPDFKRFGRDYYINDAKSPNGRSIETGFYTATSRPNSSMSQNSLSTGSDYEHQERSRSVETESTCSTSSESRRKLMEERRQSMSDISSNSYDEIIESERKNAKNVINAKLNNRGNFEEITKPIKRIDLRAYGFENEFHSKNRENDFFRNKSNRVINKLDLRSFGYDSGLRRTQSNNNIDSRVKINLALRSSTRKSNLIEHSPEKLARNSRHETLVKSTENLNDQSDGNFPNFQKLTSAKSVPNIDQISSGFDDHNREYNSFTKSANIVHKNTGENENHEDSKFDDEISEINGGRNARSEIKPYLPSVKRLAQAFNKTEQVTSVRKIQKIAKNSTKDRPTTPEIHIVDTPRQMHSLTARSISREFREGLRQISSKQTSPTKTALEGSHILPKSYKKSPNQNEEIEETNSLIGREKLKSNIHFWEEMNKKS
- the LOC122412042 gene encoding uncharacterized protein isoform X2, with protein sequence MSKNIYETLCCNYLEKISLQMNENQLKMIVPPTVGFIVAGVASGIFYLLVESLRKGKSSKSVLYDDSRCACCLKPFLVGRGVECNDCGARSCRKACCRWDSLEDSWFCLFCYHNKAWARRREKWFRSFGGLSSTTENSKNFSTAKSQVYDEGAEHVAIHAELDLAAGGRREGDSMETVRECVEKIVESLVGNVDDTPIDRLYDHPDCKPATDTPPMAHTALRELVERAVDEARKLPCLGATVSTTVHEDSTFSEQNYEDLLATAILNKVIEKFQNECVDGNSNVLHKRTRSKYTNHDNEIGLDEGLEEASSSSEPLSHDDCSSEGSGSRARYTRMRKEPMSLTIEEQIEEVTTYGSDEDLRSSKTNILDFKNSRRVPFPEFGMDIVDPAQDSSDESQDEANDLGHVNVITPIESWEENWLFQKRKIQTHSEPVSMLVPNPSADYRALIGDKDAEETSDLSEFSAQSEDEIEDDELLIEAINGSVPESSKLQDVDEPKFEKVPNGNEKIDYSADIGNKDESYVDKLFENLYRQNIDKEHNTNANILGPADKQENRDSGLSENSFDPARDSEKNAQMPKTPVSSPTRNSPLKNSPEVSHDVDLSKLHDPLVIVDQKIDEDSSHEANSTVERHDEQSRDNIVDNALSSCDANENFKQPRMSGCLEAAERVEEIEEKLDEENHQLEQRVVETSKGGTTSNGSYKKREDCETITNGSSGEEKKSQKQTTAKTKVVSRPEKEILKNGSDNEIGMATPPRPGTIAEREHKKWENAAPIENNPYSEENIQKRLLERQYARRSSSDLSGNSTKLATSPSTPLQIVLGAGRPDFKRFGRDYYINDAKSPNGRSIETGFYTATSRPNSSMSQNSLSTGSDYEHQERSRSVETESTCSTSSESRRKLMEERRQSMSDISSNSYDEIIESERKNAKNVINAKLNNRGNFEEITKPIKRIDLRAYGFENEFHSKNRENDFFRNKSNRVINKLDLRSFGYDSGLRRTQSNNNIDSRVKINLALRSSTRKSNLIEHSPEKLARNSRHETLVKSTENLNDQSDGNFPNFQKLTSAKSVPNIDQISSGFDDHNREYNSFTKSANIVHKNTGENENHEDSKFDDEISEINGGRNARSEIKPYLPSVKRLAQAFNKTEQVTSVRKIQKIAKNSTKDRPTTPEIHIVDTPRQMHSLTARSISREFREGLRQISSKQTSPTKTALEGSHILPKSYKKSPNQNEEIEETNSLIGREKLKSNIHFWEEMNKKS